One part of the Vitis riparia cultivar Riparia Gloire de Montpellier isolate 1030 chromosome 6, EGFV_Vit.rip_1.0, whole genome shotgun sequence genome encodes these proteins:
- the LOC117915981 gene encoding G-type lectin S-receptor-like serine/threonine-protein kinase LECRK3 has protein sequence MVSALPYTLLFMLFLLLPFSTIAQTYSNITLGSSLTAQNNGSFWASPSGEFAFGFQQVGAGGFLLAIWFNKIPEKTIIWSANGNNLGQRRSKVQLTADGQLVLTDPKGKQIWDAGSGVSYAAMLNTGNFVLVGQDSVTLWESFGEPTDTILPTQELNQGGKLVARFSETNYSNGRFMFTLQADGNLVMYTRDFPLDSTNFAYWSTQTVGSGFQVIFNQSGYIVLTARNKSILNLVSSSEASTEDFYQRAILEYDGVFRQYVYPKSAGSSSGRWPMAWSPSPSIPGNICMRITENTGGGACGFNSYCILGDDQRPNCKCPTGYDFLDQSDKMSGCKQNFVTQNCDQASRETDQFYFQEMPNTDWPLSDYGYFQPVSEDWCREACLTDCFCAVAIFRDGNCWKKKIPLSNGRIDPSVGGKALIKLRQDNSTTKPGDGDSNKKHQSTLILTGSVLLGSSVFLNFLFFLATVLFIFRFNNRKTKMLHTYPSTLGMNLRSFTYNELDEATDGFKEELGRGAFATVYKGVLAYEKGKLVAVKKFEKMMRENEQEFQTEVKAIGQTNHKNLVQLLGFCKEGEHRLLVYEFMSNGSLEKFLFGNSRPNWHKRIQIAFGITRGLFYLHEECSTQIIHCDIKPQNILLDDSFSARISDFGLAKLLKTDQTRTTTGIRGTKGYVAPEWFKSMPITVKVDVYSFGILLLELICCRKNLEFEAKDETQMILADWAYDCYKGGLLEVLVGYDQEAIDDMKRLEKFVMIAIWCIQEDPSLRPTMKKVTQMLEGAVEVSVPPDPCSFISSI, from the coding sequence ATGGTTTCTGCACTGCCTTATACCCTCCTCTTCATGCTGTTTCTCCTGCTGCCTTTTTCCACAATTGCTCAAACTTATAGCAACATAACTCTGGGATCATCACTCACTGCACAGAACAATGGTTCTTTTTGGGCATCGCCTTCTGGTGAATTTGCTTTTGGATTCCAACAGGTTGGGGCAGGAGGTTTCTTACTAGCTATTTGGTTCAACAAGATACCTGAAAAGACCATAATTTGGTCAGCTAATGGTAATAATCTAGGGCAAAGAAGATCCAAAGTTCAGCTTACTGCAGATGGCCAGTTGGTGTTGACTGATCCAAAAGGCAAACAGATATGGGATGCTGGTAGTGGAGTCTCCTATGCAGCCATGCTTAACACTGGAAATTTTGTGCTGGTGGGCCAAGATTCTGTCACTTTGTGGGAGAGTTTTGGTGAGCCAACTGACACAATATTACCCACACAGGAGTTGAATCAAGGCGGCAAACTGGTTGCTCGATTCTCAGAAACAAATTACTCAAATGGGAGATTCATGTTTACACTACAAGCTGATGGAAATCTCGTGATGTACACCAGAGATTTCCCACTGGATTCTACAAATTTTGCTTATTGGTCAACCCAAACTGTGGGCAGTGGCTTTCAGGTAATCTTCAACCAATCTGGCTACATAGTTCTTACTGCCAGGAACAAAAGCATACTTAATCTAGTATCATCAAGTGAAGCATCCACAGAAGACTTCTACCAGAGAGCTATTCTTGAATATGATGGAGTCTTCAGGCAGTATGTATACCCAAAGTCAGCTGGCTCAAGTTCAGGGAGGTGGCCCATGGCATGGTCCCCTTCGCCCTCCATACCTGGAAATATCTGTATGAGAATTACAGAAAATACAGGCGGTGGCGCTTGTGGGTTCAACAGTTACTGCATATTAGGAGATGATCAGAGACCAAATTGCAAATGCCCCACAGGTTATGACTTCCTAGATCAAAGTGACAAGATGAGTGGATGCAAACAGAATTTTGTCACACAAAATTGTGATCAAGCATCACGAGAAAcagatcaattttattttcaagagaTGCCTAATACAGATTGGCCACTGTCTGATTATGGATATTTTCAACCAGTGTCTGAGGATTGGTGCAGAGAAGCTTGCCTGACAGATTGTTTTTGTGCTGTTGCCATTTTCAGAGATGGTAATTgctggaagaaaaaaattccaCTCTCAAATGGGAGGATTGATCCTAGTGTTGGTGGAAAAGCTCTGATTAAGTTAAGGCAAGACAATTCTACCACAAAACCTGGAGATGGAGATTCAAATAAGAAGCATCAATCAACCCTGATTCTCACTGGATCAGTGCTGTTAGGTAGCTCAGTGTTTCTGaacttccttttctttctagcAACTGTTCTATTCATTTTCCGCTTCAATAATAGAAAAACGAAGATGCTTCACACATATCCTTCCACTCTGGGAATGAATCTGCGAAGTTTCACTTACAATGAGCTAGATGAAGCTACAGATGGATTCAAGGAGGAACTAGGGAGAGGTGCTTTTGCAACAGTATACAAAGGGGTCCTTGCTTATGAAAAAGGGAAACTTGTAGCAGTCAAGAAGTTTGAGAAGATGATGAGAGAAAACGAGCAGGAATTCCAAACAGAAGTGAAAGCAATTGGCCAGACAAATCACAAGAATTTAGTCCAACTGCTAGGATTTTGCAAGGAGGGGGAACACCGGCTTCTGGTATATGAATTCATGAGCAATGGTTCCTTGGAAAAATTTCTCTTTGGAAACTCAAGGCCTAATTGGCACAAAAGAATACAGATTGCCTTTGGAATCACAAGAGGGCTCTTTTACTTGCATGAAGAGTGCAGCACTCAAATCATACATTGCGATATCAAGCCCCAAAACATACTTCTAGACGACTCATTCAGTGCAAGAATTTCTGACTTCGGATTAGCCAAACTCTTGAAGACAGACCAAACTAGAACCACAACTGGAATCCGGGGAACCAAAGGCTATGTTGCCCCTGAATGGTTCAAGAGCATGCCTATTACAGTCAAGGTTGATGTTTACAGCTTTGGTATTTTGTTACTAGAGCTCATTTGCTGCAGGAAGAATCTTGAGTTTGAGGCAAAGGACGAAACTCAGATGA